A stretch of Thermoanaerobaculum aquaticum DNA encodes these proteins:
- the pheA gene encoding prephenate dehydratase, with product MEDHANLVLLRNQVDELDRKLLFLLRERLELVANIARQKRESLSSLRDPERERAVLARVEALAGEAGLDPGLSRELFRVVLAMSVRVQEQALLGVHPSWARNAHRCCYQGSPYAYSHLAAQRFFGSKSRHMDFLGMPTFAACVSAVETGEAGWAVLPIENTTAGSINETYDLLRHAAVSIVGEEVLPVEHCLLGLPGASLTGIRVVLSHPQALAQCRGFLASLPNVQVQAFVDTAEAAREVAHRQDPAVAAVASAEAGEAYGLQVLARAIADQQENWTRFVVVAANPLVPDPTLPAKTSLIFTTPHREGALAHCLAILAKHGLNLTKLESRPLPSRPWEYMFYVDFMGSLVEERVTLALGELESFCPFLKVLGSYPARTMAPGSESGS from the coding sequence GTGGAAGACCATGCCAACCTGGTTTTGCTCCGAAATCAAGTAGATGAGCTGGACCGCAAGCTCTTGTTTCTGCTCCGGGAAAGGCTGGAGCTGGTGGCCAACATTGCCCGGCAAAAGCGGGAATCCCTCTCTAGCCTGCGGGATCCGGAACGGGAAAGGGCCGTGCTTGCCAGGGTGGAAGCGCTGGCCGGGGAAGCTGGTTTGGACCCCGGGCTTTCCCGGGAGCTCTTTCGGGTGGTTCTGGCCATGTCGGTGCGGGTTCAGGAGCAGGCGCTTCTGGGGGTGCATCCCAGCTGGGCTCGCAACGCCCACCGGTGCTGCTACCAGGGAAGCCCTTACGCTTACTCCCATCTGGCTGCCCAGCGCTTTTTTGGCAGCAAAAGCCGGCACATGGACTTTCTGGGCATGCCCACCTTTGCTGCCTGCGTTTCGGCGGTGGAAACCGGCGAAGCGGGTTGGGCGGTGCTGCCCATTGAAAACACCACCGCCGGCTCCATCAACGAAACTTACGACTTGCTCCGCCACGCCGCGGTGAGCATCGTGGGCGAAGAGGTCCTGCCGGTGGAGCACTGCCTCTTGGGGTTGCCGGGGGCGAGCCTTACCGGGATCCGGGTGGTCCTCTCCCACCCCCAGGCCCTGGCCCAGTGCCGGGGCTTTCTGGCTTCTCTGCCCAATGTGCAGGTCCAGGCCTTTGTGGATACCGCCGAGGCTGCACGGGAGGTGGCCCACCGCCAGGACCCCGCGGTGGCAGCGGTGGCTTCCGCGGAAGCGGGAGAAGCTTACGGCTTGCAGGTGCTGGCCCGGGCCATTGCCGACCAGCAGGAAAACTGGACCCGCTTTGTGGTGGTGGCCGCCAACCCCCTGGTCCCGGATCCCACCCTGCCAGCCAAGACCTCGTTGATCTTCACCACGCCCCATCGGGAAGGGGCGTTGGCGCACTGCCTCGCGATCCTGGCCAAACACGGCCTCAACCTCACCAAGCTGGAATCCCGGCCCCTGCCCAGCCGGCCCTGGGAGTACATGTTTTACGTGGACTTCATGGGTTCGCTGGTGGAAGAGCGCGTAACCCTCGCTCTGGGTGAGCTGGAAAGCTTTTGCCCCTTTCTCAAGGTCCTGGGCTCTTACCCCGCCCGCACCATGGCCCCGGGCAGCGAGAGCGGAAGCTGA